The Pyrenophora tritici-repentis strain M4 chromosome 8, whole genome shotgun sequence genome contains a region encoding:
- a CDS encoding MetC, Cystathionine beta-lyase-cystathionine gamma-synthase, translating into MTVSEHPIDTPPRAPSPVHRFGTLAVHAGSPHDPVTGAVIESISLSTTFAQTSVGKPVGEYEYSRSSNPNRDNFEKAVAALEHARYALAFSSGSATTANILQSLAAGSHVVSVSDVYGGTHRYFTKVALTHDVKVTFSPSIEIDIAELIRPNTKLIWIESPSNPTLTLVDIRKISTIAHQHGIMVVVDNTFMSPYVQNPLDHGADIVVHSVTKYINGHSDVVMGAAAFNSDDLYERLSFLQNAIGAVPSAFDCWLAHRGLKTLHLRAREATKNATGVAKALEASSHVISVNYPGLPSHPQHAIALKQHRDGMGGGMLSFRIQGGHEAAERFCQATKIFTLAESLGGVESLVEVPSAMTHGGIPKEQREAAGVFDDLVRISCGVEDEVDLVADVKQALEKALVGPKVKNGVE; encoded by the exons ATGACGGTTTCCGAACACCCGATCGACACCCCGCCACGCGCGCCCTCGCCAGTTCACAGGTTCGGTACTCTCGCTGTACACGCAGGGAGCCCTCATGACCCTGTAACGGGAGCCGTGATTGAGTCT ATCTCGCTTTCCACCACATTTGCGCAAACCAGCGTTGGAAAGCCAGTCGGCGAGTACGAGTACTCGCGATCCTCCAACCCGAACCG AGACAACTTCGAAAAAGCAGTCGCCGCTCTTGAACACGCCCGCTATGCGCTTGCATTCTCGTCTGGTTCCGCGACCACTGCCAACATCCTCCAATCGCTCGCTGCAGGCTCACACGTCGTATCCGTCTCGGATGTCTACGGAGGAACGCACCGCTACTTCACAAAGGTCGCGCTCACACACGATGTCAAGGTCACATTCAGCCCGAGCATCGAGATCGATATCGCCGAACTCATTCGCCCGAACACGAAGCTCATCTGGATTGAGTCGCCATCGAACCCCACATTGACCCTGGTGGATATTAGGAAGATCTCTacgatcgcgcatcagcaCGGGATCATGGTGGTTGTGGACAACACCTTCATGAGCCCGTACGTACAGAACCCGCTGGACCACGGTGCGGATATCGTTGTGCACTCAGTCACAAAGTACATCAACGGCCACTCAGATGTAGTCATGGGCGCCGCAGCTTTCAACTCGGACGATCTCTACGAGCGTCTTTCTTTCCTCCAGAACGCCATCGGTGCCGTGCCTTCAGCGTTCGATTGCTGGCTTGCACACCGTGGTCTCAAGACCCTGCATCTCCGCGCGCGGGAAGCGACAAAGAACGCTACTGGTGTTGCAAAAGCCCTTGAGGCCTCATCGCACGTCATTTCCGTCAACTACCCTGGTCTGCCTTCACACCCACAGCACGCTATCGCGCTCAAGCAACACCGCGATGGTATGGGCGGCGGTATGCTGTCATTCCGCATCCAGGGCGGCCACGAAGCTGCAGAGCGTTTCTGCCAGGCGACTAAGATCTTTACACTCGCTGAGTCGCTAGGTGGTGTCGAATCGCTTGTCGAAGTCCCCAGTGCCATGACACACGGCGGTATTCCCAAGGAGCAGCGTGAGGCGGCCGGTGTCTTTGATGACTTGGTCCGTATTAGCTGTGGTGTCGAAGACGAGGTTGATCTCGTTGCGGATGTCAAGCAAGCACTTGAGAAGGCTCTTGTAGGCCCTAAGGTTAAGAATGGTGTTGAGTGA
- a CDS encoding TrxB, Thioredoxin reductase — MYEGFMALGIAAGGQLTTTDEVENFPGFTKIGGGKLMEQMREQSEACGTEIISQTVAKVDLKSRPFKYWLHPMGDEEEIEEEEHTADALIIATGAKARRLDLKGEDKYWGNGVSACAVCDGSLPMFRDQPLVVIGGGDSAVEEALYLTKKAKKVTVLVRRDKLRASRTNARRLTTHPKIDIMYNTSASEIKGEEKKNGLMTHLVVKNNITKEEQTIEAKGLFYAVGHDPATALFKDQLDMDEDGYLITKPGEGLTSVEGVFAAGDVQDKRYRQAITSAGSGCIAALEAEKWLAEKDDSVGNELETENQAEKSQTNGVVPEYRSNPLL, encoded by the exons ATGTACGAGGGTTTCATGGCTCTTGGTATCGCAGCAGGTGGTCAATTGACCACCACTGACGAGGTCGAGAACTTCCCCGGTTTTACCAAGATTGGGGGTGGGAAGCTCATG GAGCAAATGCGCGAACAGTCTGAAGCCTGCGGCACCGAAATCATCTCTCAGACCGTCGCAAAGGTTGACCTGAAGTCGCGACCCTTCAAGTACTGGTTACATCCCATGGGCGACGAGGAGGAGATTGAGGAGGAGGAACACACTGCCGATGCCCTGATCATTGCTACTGGCGCAAAGGCTAGGCGGTTAGATCTCAAGGGGGAAGACAAATACTGGGGCAACGGTGTCTCCGCATGCGCCGTCTGCGACGGCTCGCTCCCCATGTTCCGCGATCAGCCCCTGGTTGTTATCGGAGGTGGTGACTCGGCGGTAGAGGAGGCCTTGTACCTCACcaagaaggccaagaagGTCACCGTCCTCGTACGAAGGGATAAACTACGGGCTAGCCGAACCAACGCTCGACGACTGACAACACACCCCAAGATCGACATCATGTACAACACTAGCGCGAGCGAGATCAAGGgcgaggagaagaagaacGGTCTCATGACACACCTGGTAGTCAAGAACAACATTACCAAGGAGGAGCAGACCATCGAGGCCAAGGGTCTCTTCTACGCAGTTGGACACGACCCCGCCACCGCGCTGTTTAAGGACCAGCTCGACATGGACGAGGATGGCTACCTCATCACCAAGCCCGGCGAGGGTCTTACGAGCGTCGAGGGTGTCTTCGCTGCGGGTGATGTCCAAGACAAGCGGTATCGCCAGGCTATCACCAGTGCGGGATCTGGCTGCATTGCTGCCCTCGAGGCGGAGAAGTGGCTTGCTGAGAAAGACGACAGCGTAGGCAACGAGCTCGAGACTGAGAACCAGGCCGAGAAGTCGCAGACCAACGGCGTTGTGCCAGAGTACCGCTCCAACCCTCTCCTATAG
- a CDS encoding Atg14 domain containing protein — protein sequence MECDICGRDGSLSQPLHCITCARAYLEHPRIELAKTLIDLDGVEKHVKAIINGSEDKAIQHVSLTDSKGGLLVDRQECTNNLNWQRTKAETAEIQERLGNISDHAHQLRQQMEATRKLLEAKRAANAQRKSDLSSATYGIESRRANELDKVQQKVKRLDYNADKMHHDTIDLRMQLCTTAAKLAGLKMQRRKTRDGGVKEVFNIGPGSRLRIYDLRDMNDVAPDSLSASLAAVAQLLVRVAAYLGIRLPAEITLPHSDYPQPTIFSPASSYQGKKVPFPGSTPSHSSSASPETSRTLEARIHLPKPRTLFVDRPLSALSAEDPPAYGSFIEGVSLLAYNVAWLCRTQGMKESFKQWEDTCVIGRNLYRLLIAQESYNPQRLENPFDRDITTSKSYRSILRKSPVGFGQLSHATSHSFLGIAENTQYISGWGISPTKIVDELKAYLLAEQQAQEWDVVNQKEWEDMEKMIAEDPVLVGEKRRNTGLDDGRSYLTSTAKNGKSSPSRKSDVSEGEQSGRRRGISGYVKLKSRPEEDAF from the exons ATGGAGTGCGACATCTGTGGGAGAGACGGCAGCCTCAGCCAGCCTCTCCACTGCATAACGTGCGCGCGCGCATACCTCGAACACCCCCGCATCGAACTTGCAAAGACGCTGATAGACCTGGATGGCGTCGAGAAACACGTCAAGGCAATTATCAACGGCTCCGAAGACAAGGCGATCCAGCATGTCTCACTTACCGACTCAAAGGGTGGACTCTTGGTCGATAGGCAAGAATGCACCAACAATCTGAACTGGCAGCGGACGAAAGCAGAGACGGCCGAGATCCAGGAGCGGCTCGGCAACATCTCAGATCATGCGCATCAGTTGAGGCAGCAAATGGAGGCGACGAGGAAATTGCTCGAGGCCAAACGAGCCGCCAACGCCCAAAGGAAGTCAGACCTCTCCTCGGCCACATACGGCATCGAATCGCGGCGGGCGAATGAGCTGGATAAGGTGCAGCAAAAGGTCAAGAGGCTTGATTACAACGCCGATAAAATGCACCACGACACCATAGACTTGCGCATGCAACTCTGTACAACTGCCGCGAAGCTGGCCGGACTCAAGATGCAGCGGCGAAAGACCCGGGATGGAGGCGTTAAGGAAGTCTTCAACATAGGGCCTGGATCGCGCCTGCGCATCTACGATCTTCGAGATATGAATG ACGTGGCTCCCGATTCGCTATCTGCATCGCTGGCTGCTGTGGCACAGCTTCTAGTCCGCGTCGCCGCTTACCTAGGCATCCGCCTGCCAGCCGAAATCACGCTCCCCCATAGCGACTATCCTCAACCTACTATCTTCAGTCCGGCTTCCTCATATCAGGGCAAAAAAGTACCTTTCCCTGGATCAACACCTTCACACTCGTCAAGCGCCAGCCCAGAGACGTCACGCACGCTTGAGGCACGTATACATCTCCCGAAACCTCGCACATTGTTCGTCGACCGCCCATTGAGTGCCCTTTCGGCCGAAGACCCTCCTGCATATGGGTCCTTCATCGAAGGCGTTTCATTGCTTGCGTACAATGTAGCTTGGCTATGCCGAACCCAGGGCATGAAGGAGAGCTTCAAGCAATGGGAAGACACATGTGTCATAGGTCGCAACCTGTACCGGCTTTTGATAGCGCAGGAGTCGTACAATCCCCAGCGACTGGAGAATCCCTTTGATAGAGACATCACAACATCCAAGTCTTATAGGTCCATCCTTCGGAAGTCGCCCGTAGGCTTCGGACAGCTTTCACATGCGACATCACACTCGTTTCTCGGCATTGCTGAAAATACACAGTACATCAGTGGCTGGGGAATATCACCTACGAAGATCGTCGACGAGCTAAAGGCATACCTGCTCGCTGAACAGCAAGCGCAAGAGTGGGATGTTGTCAACCAGAAGGAGTGGGAAGACATGGAGAAGATGATCGCCGAGGATCCTGTCCTGGTAGGCGAGAAGCGACGTAACACGGGCTTAGACGATGGACGTAGTTACCTGACTTCGACAGCAAAGAACGGAAAGTCGTCACCTTCGCGAAAGAGTGATGTCTCAGAGGGAGAACAGTCTGGGCGCAGGAGAGGTATAAGTGGCTATGTTAAGCTTAAGAGCAGACCCGAGGAAGACGCTTTCTGA